The window GTGAGGTCGGCGAGGAACCCCTCGCCGCGCGGCGAGGTCTCCGTGAGACGGGCGCCCGGCGCCGAGCCGTAGAAGCCGGTCGCCGAGGCGTTGATGAAGGCCGGCGCCTCGTGGCCGAGCGCACGCACCGCGGTGGCGAGCGTGCGCGTCGGTGTGATCCTCGACCACAGCAGCGTGCTCTTGTACGAGCGCGTCCATGGGAACTTCCCGATGCTCGCGCCGTTGAGGCCCACGACCGCGTCGGCGCCCTCCAGGACGGACGGCGGGAGGGGAGTGGCATCCGCGAGCCACTGCACCTCGTCGTCGCGCGTCGGGGGACGACGGACCAGGGTCGTCACGGCGATGCCGTCGGCGCGCAACGAGGAGACGAGGGCCTCGCCGATCAGTCCGGAAGCGCCGGCGACGACGACGCGACGAGCCTCAGGCAAGCGTCGCCTCGAGCGTGATCTCGATGCCCGCGAGCGCCTGGGAGACGGGGCAGTTCGCCTTGGCGTCCTGCGCGATCGCGTCGAACGCCGCCGCGTCGATGCCCGGCACGACGGCATTGACGTTCAGGTGGCTGCCGGTGATGCCGGTGCCCGGCTTGAAGGTGACGGATGCTGTGGCATCGATCGATTCCGGAGGGGTGCCGTTCTCGGTGAGCGCGTTGGAGAGCGCCATGCTGAAGCACGACGAGTGCGCTGCGGCGAGCAGTTCCTCGGGAGTCGTGACCGCGCTCGAACCCTCGCTGCGGGCCTTCCAATTGACGTCGAACGTGCCGGCGCCCGACGACGCGAGCGCGACGGATCCCGAACCTTCGAACAGGGTGCCCTTCCAGGCGGTGGTGGCTTCGCTGGTGACCGACATCGTGACCTCCGATTGTTCGCGCCGCGCGGCACGGCGCTTCGAGCGCCAGCCTAGCCACCGGGTGGCCGTCGCGGGCCTGCCTCGACAGCGGAGGAACGCGCGTGGTACTCGCGGGTGTCAGACGGCGGGGCGGGCCCGACCGATCAGACCCGCGCGCTGGAGCACCAGGTAGAGCTGGCACCCGAGGCAGAGTCCGAAGACGGCGTTGAGGAAGGCCGCGACGAAGGCCATGGCCGCCGTGATCGGGAGCGCCCATGGCACGCCTACGAGCTGCAGCACGAGGCCGACCGTCACGACGAACAGTCCTACGCCCTGAGCGAAGCGCGGCGGGCGGGGGTCTTCGAGGTCGCGCGGCGGGGCGAGGCGCGGCTGGACGACCGTGCGGAACAGCACCGCCCATGGCGCGGTGCGCGGCGAGACCACGCCCCACACGAACAGGAGCGCGATGACGAGCAGCAGAACGAAACCCGGGTCGAGCACGCGCTCGGCGACCGAGGCGGCCGGCAGCGCCCATGCGGAGCCGCCGGCGCCCTCGCGGGTCGACAGTCCCGTGAGCGACAGCACGACGGCGATCGCGAGCAGCACGGTGGTCACGGATGCGACGAAGCGGGGTCCACGCGGATCGATTCCACGGGCGGGG is drawn from Microbacterium hatanonis and contains these coding sequences:
- a CDS encoding OsmC family peroxiredoxin, whose protein sequence is MSVTSEATTAWKGTLFEGSGSVALASSGAGTFDVNWKARSEGSSAVTTPEELLAAAHSSCFSMALSNALTENGTPPESIDATASVTFKPGTGITGSHLNVNAVVPGIDAAAFDAIAQDAKANCPVSQALAGIEITLEATLA
- a CDS encoding DUF4395 domain-containing protein, which produces MSDSPARGIDPRGPRFVASVTTVLLAIAVVLSLTGLSTREGAGGSAWALPAASVAERVLDPGFVLLLVIALLFVWGVVSPRTAPWAVLFRTVVQPRLAPPRDLEDPRPPRFAQGVGLFVVTVGLVLQLVGVPWALPITAAMAFVAAFLNAVFGLCLGCQLYLVLQRAGLIGRARPAV